CCCAGGTCCCGCTCCTCGTTGAAGGCGGGGATGAGAACAAGGAGGCGTTCCGCGCTGTTCCCTTCTCGAGCCATCGCCGTCCCAGAGTATCGCACGAGGGGAGGAGCCTCAAGCCTCCATCGCCCGGGCGCCTCCACCCCTGGGCCGGAACCGGCCATCGCCTCTTGCGGGCCGCGGCGCCTCGCGGGCCGTACGCCCTCGCAGTCCATCGCGTCTTGCGGGCCATCGCGTCTTGCGGGCCATCGCCGGGACTCGTAGGCTGGTGGCGGAGGCATTCGATGGACCGAGGGGAAGCGGAGCGGCGCGCGGCCCGCCTGCGCGAACAGATCGTCCATCACGCGCGGCGCTATTACGTCGACGCCGACCCGGAGATCTCCGACGCCGCTTACGACCGCCTGGTCCGGGAGCTGGAGGGGCTCGAGGCCGCCTTCCCCGATCTCGTCACTCCGGA
The sequence above is a segment of the Candidatus Eisenbacteria bacterium genome. Coding sequences within it:
- a CDS encoding NAD-dependent DNA ligase LigA; its protein translation is MDRGEAERRAARLREQIVHHARRYYVDADPEISDAAYDRLVRELEGLEAAFPDLVTPDSPTQRVGGEPLERFETVVHSTAMLSLQNTYDESELREFDQRVQRFLGTTE